One Polaribacter sp. KT25b DNA segment encodes these proteins:
- a CDS encoding glycoside hydrolase family 172 protein translates to MNKQFISKILSFFMFLILFSCEKVDQKITIESLLNEMVNREKIAQFPDDNFRLKQESSYNRASVNPKDTLGWFNNKDHNNNNKDYNFIRIEEKNGQKEWVMMDHKGPGAIVRTWMPFRNPKNSKTNSIIKFYLDGSDTPALEGNMLDLLNGDGLIPFPLAHKSLRSAVSFFPIPYAKSCKITVTERPFFYQFTYREYLAETAVKTFTLEDYKLAKPTIDEVAATLLQSEDKKEFDKGTDFYQLNPNEEKVFELEKGEAALKNLALKLKSYQDSSVTRSVIIKINFDGKETVWSPIGDFFGTGVGLHPFKGWYRTVAEDGTLSSRWVMPYQKEAKITIVNLGETAVDFKLKTKVASWKWSENSMYFHAGYRQQYPVATRPFSDWNYITIKGRGVYVGDALTVMNPEEKWWGEGDEKIYVDGEKFPSIFGTGTEDYYAYSWGGISTDFYEHPFHAQPRSNVYNKLNRKTTTERNTLGYSTETRTRALDGMPFSSSLQLDMEVWSWADCDMQYTLGMYWYGDANSTANVKPVPEQVLIFPSW, encoded by the coding sequence ATGAACAAACAATTTATTAGTAAAATACTATCTTTTTTTATGTTCTTGATTTTATTCTCATGTGAAAAAGTCGACCAAAAAATTACCATAGAATCTCTGTTAAATGAAATGGTGAATAGAGAAAAAATAGCGCAGTTTCCAGATGATAATTTTCGACTAAAACAAGAAAGTAGTTACAATAGAGCTTCCGTAAATCCAAAAGATACCTTAGGATGGTTTAATAATAAAGACCATAATAACAATAATAAAGATTATAATTTTATTCGAATCGAAGAAAAAAACGGGCAAAAAGAATGGGTGATGATGGATCATAAAGGACCTGGAGCGATTGTACGTACTTGGATGCCTTTTAGAAATCCTAAGAATTCTAAAACAAACAGCATTATTAAATTTTATTTAGACGGTTCAGACACGCCAGCTTTAGAAGGAAATATGTTAGATTTATTAAATGGAGATGGGTTAATACCTTTTCCGTTAGCGCATAAATCTTTACGTTCGGCAGTTTCATTTTTCCCAATTCCGTATGCAAAAAGTTGTAAAATTACCGTTACAGAACGTCCTTTTTTTTATCAGTTTACGTACAGAGAATATCTTGCTGAAACAGCTGTAAAAACATTTACATTAGAAGATTATAAACTAGCAAAACCGACTATTGATGAGGTTGCTGCAACACTTTTGCAATCTGAAGATAAAAAGGAGTTTGATAAAGGTACCGATTTTTATCAATTAAACCCAAATGAAGAAAAGGTTTTTGAGTTAGAAAAAGGAGAAGCAGCTTTAAAAAACTTGGCATTAAAGTTAAAAAGTTATCAAGATTCTAGTGTTACACGTTCGGTAATCATCAAAATAAATTTTGATGGAAAAGAAACAGTTTGGTCTCCAATAGGCGATTTCTTTGGAACAGGAGTAGGTTTACATCCTTTTAAAGGTTGGTACAGAACTGTAGCAGAAGATGGTACTTTGTCTAGCAGATGGGTAATGCCATATCAAAAAGAAGCAAAAATTACCATTGTTAATTTAGGCGAAACGGCTGTCGATTTTAAATTAAAAACCAAAGTTGCATCTTGGAAATGGAGTGAGAACTCTATGTACTTTCATGCAGGTTATCGTCAGCAATATCCTGTAGCAACACGACCTTTTTCAGATTGGAATTATATCACCATAAAAGGAAGAGGTGTGTATGTTGGAGATGCTCTTACCGTTATGAATCCTGAAGAAAAATGGTGGGGAGAAGGCGATGAAAAAATTTATGTTGATGGAGAAAAATTTCCATCTATATTTGGTACAGGCACCGAAGATTATTATGCATATTCTTGGGGAGGAATTAGTACCGATTTCTATGAACATCCATTTCATGCGCAACCTCGTAGCAATGTCTACAATAAGTTAAACAGAAAAACTACTACTGAGCGAAATACTTTAGGTTATAGCACAGAAACCAGAACAAGAGCATTAGACGGAATGCCTTTTAGTAGTTCTTTACAACTAGATATGGAAGTTTGGAGTTGGGCAGATTGCGATATGCAATACACATTAGGAATGTATTGGTATGGAGATGCAAATTCTACTGCCAATGTAAAACCTGTGCCAGAACAAGTATTAATATTTCCTAGTTGGTAA